A genomic stretch from Planctomycetia bacterium includes:
- a CDS encoding serine acetyltransferase, whose amino-acid sequence MATDFRLKEQLPELTRRIVQTYADVPMISHLGHCPLPKYDAVVEIITGLKEIIYPGYRRREGLHLGNVTYHVGDLIDGLHDKLTTQIGRALRHEARATCDAENDYEALGQAMAIRFLEQLPDVRRVLATDVQAAFEGDPAVTKPDEIIFCYPGLEAITVFRLAHELYGLGVPLIPRMMTEWAHSKTGIDIHPGATIGNHFFIDHGTGVVVGQTCEIGNHVKLYQGVTLGALSFQLDGEGHLVRGVKRHPTIEDRVVIYANATVLGGKTVIGHDAVIGSSVWITKTVAPGTTVVLKEPALRMKLPDDMVPEANYSI is encoded by the coding sequence ATGGCCACTGATTTCCGCCTGAAAGAGCAGCTTCCGGAGCTGACGCGTCGCATCGTCCAAACGTACGCGGACGTGCCGATGATTAGCCATCTCGGACATTGCCCGCTGCCGAAATACGACGCGGTCGTCGAGATCATCACGGGGCTGAAGGAAATCATCTACCCGGGCTACCGCCGCCGGGAAGGGCTGCACCTCGGTAATGTGACCTACCACGTCGGCGATCTGATCGACGGGCTGCACGATAAGCTCACCACGCAGATCGGCCGCGCGCTCCGACACGAAGCCCGGGCGACGTGCGACGCGGAAAACGATTACGAGGCCCTCGGCCAGGCGATGGCGATCCGCTTCCTCGAACAATTGCCAGACGTCCGCCGTGTGCTGGCGACTGATGTGCAAGCCGCCTTCGAAGGGGACCCGGCCGTCACTAAGCCGGACGAGATTATCTTTTGCTACCCAGGCTTGGAAGCGATCACCGTCTTTCGGCTCGCACATGAGCTCTACGGACTTGGCGTGCCGCTCATCCCGCGGATGATGACCGAGTGGGCGCACTCGAAGACTGGCATCGATATCCATCCCGGCGCGACGATCGGCAATCACTTCTTTATCGACCACGGCACCGGCGTCGTGGTTGGGCAGACGTGCGAGATCGGCAATCACGTCAAGCTCTATCAAGGCGTGACGCTCGGCGCGTTGAGCTTCCAGCTCGACGGAGAAGGCCATCTCGTGCGCGGCGTGAAGCGCCATCCCACGATCGAGGACCGCGTCGTGATTTACGCGAACGCCACGGTGCTCGGCGGCAAGACGGTCATCGGCCACGACGCAGTGATCGGCTCCAGCGTCTGGATCACCAAGACCGTCGCACCTGGGACAACGGTGGTGCTGAAAGAACCGGCGCTCCGCATGAAACTCCCGGACGACATGGTGCCGGAAGCGAATTACTCGATTTGA
- the queC gene encoding 7-cyano-7-deazaguanine synthase QueC, whose product MPNAVVLLSGGLDSATTAAVAQAEGFSLYALSFDYGQRHRFELEAAERVARSLGVARHVTVKIDLAQFGGSALVGSAEVPKDRAEAEMSAGIPITYVPARNTVFLSLALGFAETLGAADIFLGVNAVDYSGYPDCRPEYLAAFERLANLATKAGVEGTLKFRIHAPLVQLTKAAIIQLGVRLGVDYSLTHSCYDPTPGGESCGRCDSCQIRLRGFAEAGMADPAKYVT is encoded by the coding sequence ATGCCAAACGCTGTTGTCCTGCTTTCTGGGGGGCTGGATTCCGCTACCACGGCTGCCGTGGCTCAGGCGGAGGGGTTCTCGCTGTATGCGTTGTCGTTCGACTACGGCCAGCGGCACCGCTTTGAATTGGAGGCCGCCGAACGCGTGGCGCGGTCGCTGGGCGTCGCTCGGCATGTGACCGTGAAAATCGACCTGGCACAGTTTGGCGGGAGCGCGCTTGTCGGATCGGCCGAGGTGCCGAAGGACCGGGCTGAGGCAGAGATGTCGGCCGGCATTCCGATCACTTACGTTCCCGCCCGAAATACGGTGTTCCTGTCGCTGGCGCTCGGCTTTGCGGAGACGCTCGGCGCCGCCGACATCTTCCTGGGCGTGAACGCCGTCGACTACAGCGGCTACCCCGATTGCCGCCCGGAGTATCTGGCCGCGTTCGAGCGCCTGGCGAACCTAGCCACCAAGGCGGGTGTCGAAGGAACGCTGAAATTCCGAATCCACGCCCCGCTCGTGCAACTTACGAAAGCGGCGATCATCCAACTTGGTGTGCGGCTGGGCGTCGACTATTCCTTGACCCACAGTTGCTACGACCCCACGCCTGGCGGCGAAAGCTGCGGACGGTGCGATTCGTGCCAAATTCGACTGCGGGGTTTCGCGGAGGCCGGCATGGCGGATCCGGCGAAGTACGTAACATGA
- the queF gene encoding preQ(1) synthase, translating into MPSDFRAVLEVFDNQFPGRDYTIEITCPEFTSVCPKTGQPDFGTLVFSYCPAAKCVELKSLKLYLQQFRNEGIFYEHVTNRILDDVAGLVQPKWMKLMASFTARGGISTRVLAEFVAKI; encoded by the coding sequence ATGCCGAGCGATTTCCGCGCTGTCCTGGAAGTTTTCGACAATCAATTTCCTGGTCGCGATTACACGATCGAGATCACCTGTCCGGAGTTCACTTCCGTGTGCCCGAAGACCGGGCAGCCGGATTTCGGGACGCTGGTGTTTTCGTACTGCCCCGCGGCGAAATGCGTCGAGTTGAAGAGCCTGAAGCTCTATCTACAACAGTTTCGCAACGAGGGGATTTTTTACGAGCACGTCACCAATCGAATTCTCGACGATGTGGCGGGCCTCGTGCAACCCAAGTGGATGAAGCTCATGGCGTCGTTTACGGCCCGGGGCGGCATCTCGACGCGCGTGTTGGCGGAGTTTGTCGCAAAAATCTAG
- a CDS encoding TIM barrel protein, translated as MFKNLSVAALGVSGRQSEIIELALSNGFKGIDLDLREIAALAASQGLPHARRLLDSSKLKYGSAPLPVRWTSDADYATDLQALPQLAELAAALGCTRLVTILEPASDEQPFHQNFETHRRRLSEIAAVLAKHGLSLAVGFDANPAQRAGKHYEFIYSLDNLLMLLSLVSSKNVGVAADLWALHVTGAGWEGLKKLKRDQLFTVELADAKDNAPESGRLLPGEAGNIDTAAALAYLAEIGYEGPVTPHRDPKNYPAQSREAIGRDSAQKLDAVWKTAGLSPAGKLQAMAGK; from the coding sequence ATGTTCAAGAATCTGAGCGTCGCGGCGCTCGGCGTGTCGGGCAGGCAGAGTGAAATCATCGAGTTGGCGCTGTCGAACGGCTTCAAGGGCATCGACCTAGATTTACGCGAGATCGCGGCCCTGGCGGCGAGCCAAGGTTTGCCGCACGCGCGGCGATTGCTGGATAGTTCCAAGCTGAAATACGGCAGCGCGCCCTTGCCGGTGCGGTGGACGAGTGACGCCGACTACGCCACGGATCTTCAAGCACTCCCGCAGCTGGCCGAACTCGCGGCGGCGCTCGGTTGCACGCGCCTGGTGACGATTCTTGAACCGGCCTCGGACGAACAGCCTTTCCACCAGAACTTCGAAACGCATCGCCGCCGCTTGTCGGAAATCGCCGCCGTGCTGGCAAAGCACGGCCTGAGTCTCGCCGTCGGCTTCGACGCCAACCCAGCCCAGCGGGCCGGCAAACACTACGAGTTCATCTACTCGCTCGACAACTTGCTCATGTTGCTGTCCCTCGTGTCGAGCAAAAACGTGGGCGTTGCGGCCGATCTCTGGGCGCTGCATGTGACCGGCGCCGGCTGGGAAGGGCTGAAGAAGCTGAAGCGCGACCAACTGTTCACCGTCGAACTCGCCGACGCCAAGGACAACGCGCCGGAATCCGGTCGCCTGCTGCCGGGCGAAGCCGGCAACATCGACACCGCCGCGGCGCTCGCCTACCTCGCCGAAATCGGCTACGAAGGCCCCGTCACGCCGCATCGCGACCCGAAGAACTATCCCGCGCAAAGCCGGGAAGCGATCGGCCGGGACTCAGCACAAAAGCTCGACGCGGTTTGGAAGACCGCCGGACTCTCTCCTGCCGGAAAGCTCCAGGCCATGGCCGGGAAGTAA
- a CDS encoding BON domain-containing protein: MIALDEQLDGRVQRALQGHPHLTNGNLQSESSDGRVTLRGVVTTYYQKQIAQELLRSVEGVREVVNHLEVTWKKPRQRTAVSA; encoded by the coding sequence GTGATTGCGCTCGATGAGCAGCTCGACGGCCGCGTACAACGCGCCTTGCAAGGTCATCCCCACCTGACGAACGGCAACCTGCAGTCGGAATCCAGCGACGGCCGCGTCACCCTGCGAGGCGTCGTGACGACGTACTATCAAAAGCAGATCGCCCAGGAATTGCTGCGCAGCGTCGAAGGCGTGCGCGAAGTCGTAAATCACCTGGAAGTGACCTGGAAAAAGCCGCGCCAACGCACGGCGGTGAGCGCGTAG